The stretch of DNA GGCCATCGGCCGCGCGCTAGCCAGCAAGCCCCGCCTACTGATCCTCGATGAGCCCACCGAAGGCATCCAGCCCTCGGTGATCAAGGAGATCGGCGTCGTGATCAAGAAACTTGCCGCCCGCGGGGACATGGCGATCCTGCTGGTCGAGCAGTTCTACGACTTCGCTGCCGAACTCGCCGACCAGTACCTGGTGATGAGCCGCGGCGAAATCATCCAGCAGGGCCGCGGCGAGACCATGGAAACCGAAGGGGTGAGGGGGCTGGTGGCGATCTGAGCGAGATCAGCTAATCGACACCTAACGAGTGGCTATCACTGGCTACTCAAACGCGCCCCCACCCAGGCGCTGCAGTGGTTATGGTCAACGATATTCGCTGAGGATGCCGAACAATGGCACCCGCAAGGCACCGCCCGCCCGGGTCGTGCAGCGCATTACGGCCATCGTCCGGTCAATTCAGTTGCATACGAGTCGGTCTGGTTATGGCCCGGGCGGGTGAGCACACCTAGACGCATCGCCTTTTATCTCCAGCGATCCTAACGGATCAGTTTCAGCTCGCGATTGCTGCGCCGTTACGCCTGTCTACCTGGGTCGCCGGCAGAACCGCAGCAAGCGTTTGGACTCTGATCAGCAGAGTTGGGGTACTCGGCTGGCTGCGCGCGGCCCCGCCTCCCGCCAAGTGCGCCCTTTTGGGGCGGACCTAGCCGGCGGTCGGCGAAGCGAAGCAACTGCTCGTTCGGCTTCTACGCTGAACGTCACGCAGGCAACCAGGCCAGACCTCGCGTGCAATCGGCTTTCCGGTGCAAGTACGCCTTGCGGCAACCCCCGTAAACCGAGGAAGACTCCAATGAAAATAATAAAAAACCGGTGTACCCACCGTGCCATTCGGTACGGCCTCGTTTCACTTTCGCTCGCAATCTGCAGTGCCGCTCAGGCGGCGCCGCGGCTAGTGCTCGAAAGCCTGTCTAACCGACCGGACAAACTCAGCGGCGGCGACGCCCTGATCCGTATCGGCCTGCAGAACCCGGCCGCTGCTGAAGGGCTGCGCGTCAGGTTGAACGACACAGACGTCACCGGCGCGTTCCGTCTGAGCGAGAACGGTGGCTCCATGATCGGGTTGGTTGAAGGGCTCGATGACGGCCGCAACCGGCTCATTGCACAGGTCCGAGGCAGCGGCCCCGCCTGGCTGACATTGATTTCCCATCCACTCTCCGGGCCTGTTTTCGCTGGCCCGAAGCAGGCACCGTTCGTCTGCGAAACCAATGAGTTCCAGGTCTATCCGGGCGGCGGAACGCTGGGCGCACCGCTTGACGAGAACTGCACCATTGGACGCCGCGTGGATTACCTCTATCGCACCCAATCTGGACAGTTCCGCCGCTACGACCCACAGGTGCCGCCCGGTGACCTCGCCATGACCACCACCCTTGACGGCGTTACCGTGCCCTACGTGGTGCGGCTGGAGACCGGGGTCATCAACCGCGCCATTTACCAGACCGCCGTGCTGGATGACCCGACGCGGCCCGGCCCGTCAATCGTTCAGCGCGACGGCGCCTGGAACGGCCGGCTGGTCTACAACTTTGGTGGCGGGTGCCGGTCGGGCTGGTACCGCCAGGGCAACAGCACCGGCGGCGTACTCGACCATCGCCAGCTGTCGCGTGGCTTCGCCACGGCCTCGGCATCATTGAACGTGTTCGGCAACAACTGCGACGACATGCTGGCCGCCGAGACCATGATGATGGTCAAAGAGCGCTTCATCGAAACCTATGGCCGGCCGCGCTATACCATCGGCTGGGGCTGCTCGGGTGGCTCGTATCAGCAGCATCAGATCGGTGACAACTACCCTGGCCTGCTCGACGGCATTATCCCCTCCTGCAGTTTCCCGGAAGTTGGCTTCGGCACTGCGTATACCCTCGCCGACTCGCGTCTGCTCTGGCACTACTACCAGAACACCGACCTGACCTGGACCGAAGAACAACTGCGGGCGGCTTCCGGCTTCGGTGTCTTCGCCACCATTCCCAACCTCGACAACGGTGCCGCACGCCTAGACCCCGTGCCCGGTCGTCCCGACCGAGCGTCAGCCGAATTCGACGCTTCGGTCGATCCCTCGTTGCGTTATCACCCAACCGACAACCCTAACGGTGCCCGGGCGACTATCTACGATCACGCGGTCAACAGCTATGGCGTGGATCCGCAGACCGGCTTTGCGCGCCGTCCGCTGGATAACGTCGGCGTCCAGTACGGGTTGGACGCGCTGAATGCTGGTCAGATCAGCACCGAGCAGTTTCTCGACCTGAACGAAAAGATCGGCGGCATGGACATCGACGCCAACTTCACGCCCCAACGCATGACCGCGGACCTGCGGGCCACGCTCGCGGCGTACAAGACCGGACGCATGCTCAATGGCGGCGGCGGGCTGGCCTCGATGCCGATTCTGGATTACGACCAGCTGTACACAGACCTGCAACCCGGCGGTGACATTCATCTGAAATTTCACCATTTCTCCACCCGCGAGCGTCTGCGCCAAGCCAACGGGCATGTCGATAATCACGTGATGTGGAGCGGCGGCAGCAACGCGGCGGACGATGCGGCCTACACGGGGCGCGTCGCTTATATCCAGGACCGTGCACTGGAGGCGATGGATCGCTGGCTGGCGCGCATTACCGCTGACACCAGTAGCGCGCCACGTGCCGTGAAGGTGGTGCGCAACAAGCCCGCCGATCTGCGGGACGGCTGCTGGACGCGCGAAACGCGGCCGAACTTCATTGCCGAGACGCAGCGCTTTGGTGGTCCCGGCACCTCGACCTGCAACGACCTCTACCCGGCGTTCCCCTCGCCACGGATGGTGGCCGGCGGCCCTATCGAGTCGAACATCATCAGATGCCAGTTGAAGGCGGTCGACCCGCGGGACTACTCAGTGGATTTCAGCTCGGCGGAATACGCACGGCTGACCCAGGTCTTTCCGGCAGGGGTCTGTAACTGGGAGGTGCCCGGCGTTGGCCAGACAGACCTGATCGGGACCTGGCTGGAATACACGGGATACGGTCGTTATCGCCGGGACCCAATGCCCCGATACGACTGATCATTGGCCGGTTCTGATAGGTGAAGTCTGGGTTCTCACGCGCAGCGTGGGAACCCAGCGGAACGCTCAGCAATCATGCTCTCGGCGCGGGCCGTCTCGATCATGCTGCCCGGAGCCAGGAACTCCAGTACAGGGTGCGTTTCTGCCCCCAAGCACTTACTCGCCGATGTCCTTACGCACGATCTTGCCGCCTTCTACCACGGCCATGGTGGTCGGGGTTATGAAACCACCATCGTCCGTGATGCCGTCGATCGAGTAGAGGTTGTACTTCGGATCCATTGCGCTGATCGCCTCGGCCATTTTGGCGCGGACCTGCTGGGGTTCGGTGCTACCGGCCAGCTCCATCGCCTTGGCCATGGCATGAAAGGCCAGGTAGTTA from Pseudomonas sp. DNDY-54 encodes:
- a CDS encoding DUF6351 family protein, with protein sequence MKIIKNRCTHRAIRYGLVSLSLAICSAAQAAPRLVLESLSNRPDKLSGGDALIRIGLQNPAAAEGLRVRLNDTDVTGAFRLSENGGSMIGLVEGLDDGRNRLIAQVRGSGPAWLTLISHPLSGPVFAGPKQAPFVCETNEFQVYPGGGTLGAPLDENCTIGRRVDYLYRTQSGQFRRYDPQVPPGDLAMTTTLDGVTVPYVVRLETGVINRAIYQTAVLDDPTRPGPSIVQRDGAWNGRLVYNFGGGCRSGWYRQGNSTGGVLDHRQLSRGFATASASLNVFGNNCDDMLAAETMMMVKERFIETYGRPRYTIGWGCSGGSYQQHQIGDNYPGLLDGIIPSCSFPEVGFGTAYTLADSRLLWHYYQNTDLTWTEEQLRAASGFGVFATIPNLDNGAARLDPVPGRPDRASAEFDASVDPSLRYHPTDNPNGARATIYDHAVNSYGVDPQTGFARRPLDNVGVQYGLDALNAGQISTEQFLDLNEKIGGMDIDANFTPQRMTADLRATLAAYKTGRMLNGGGGLASMPILDYDQLYTDLQPGGDIHLKFHHFSTRERLRQANGHVDNHVMWSGGSNAADDAAYTGRVAYIQDRALEAMDRWLARITADTSSAPRAVKVVRNKPADLRDGCWTRETRPNFIAETQRFGGPGTSTCNDLYPAFPSPRMVAGGPIESNIIRCQLKAVDPRDYSVDFSSAEYARLTQVFPAGVCNWEVPGVGQTDLIGTWLEYTGYGRYRRDPMPRYD